Genomic window (Streptosporangiales bacterium):
GTGCAGATCTACACCTACGCCGTCCGGCCCCAAGAGGAGTTCAAGGTACTGGCCGCCGCCGGAGTGATCGTCATGCTCGTCGCACTACTCGCCATGAACTCGTTCGCGATCTGGCTGCGCAACCGCTATGAGCGGCGCTGGTAAGGGATGGAGATGCTCGAGAAGACCGAAGAGACACAGCGGCAACCGCAGGAAGGCAGTGCCGACGCAACGGTGAACGGCGCGGACCCGCACGGCAGTCGTGCGATTGTCATCGACCCGGAGCAGCTCCACCAGCACGGACCCGTCGAGCACCGCGACAAGGTCTTCGAGCTGAAGAACGTCTCGGCCTACTACGGCGACACCAAGGCCGTAAGCGACGTGTCCATGGATGTCTTCAGGGGCAACATCACAGCGCTGATCGGGCCGTCCGGGTGCGGGAAGAGTACGTTGCTGCGCAGCTTCAACCGGATGAACGATCTCATCCCCGATGCCCGCATCGAGGGCTCGGTGCTCTACCGCGGCGCCGACATCTACGACCGCGCGGTCAACCCGGTTCAGGTCCGCAGGGCGATCGGGATGGTATTCCAGAAGCCGAATCCGTTCCCCAAGTCGATCTACGACAACGTGGCCTTCGGGCCGCGGACGCTGCGCATGACCGAGGACATGGATGACCTCGTCGAGAGCGCATTGCGTGACGCGGCGCTGTGGGACGAGGTCAAGGACCGGCTGCACAGCAACGCCTACGGGATGTCCGGCGGACAACAACAGAGGCTCTGCATCGCCAGAGCCATCGCGACGAAACCCGAAGTCGTGCTCATGGACGAGCCCTGCTCGGCGCTGGACACCGTCGCCACCAGCAGGATCGAGGATCTGATGCTGCGGCTCAAGGAGGAGTACTCGATCGTCATCGTGACGCACAACATGCAACAGGCCGCTCGCGTATCGGACATGACTGCGTTCCTCATGGTGTCGGAGGATGCGGACGAACAGCACCGCTGGGGCGAGCTGGTGGAGTACGACGACACCAGCAAGATCTTCACCTTCCCGTCGGACAGTAGGACCGATGAGTACGTGACTGGCCGGGTCGGCTGAGGGGACACACCGTGAAGGAAAGGGAACTGGCCACGGCCGCGCCCAGAGGCGAGCTGGCGCCGTCGATCGCCTCGCAGACGACCACCGATGCACCACCGAGCGAACCCGTACTCTCGTGCACCGGGCTCAACGTCTACTACGGCAGCTTTCTCGCCGTCGCCGATGTGAACCTGCCGTTCGGCGCCAACGAGATCACAGCGCTGATCGGGCCATCCGGATGCGGCAAGTCGACCGTGCTACGGAGCCTGAACCGGATGAACGACCTGGTGGCCGGCGCCAGAGTCGAAGGAAGGGTCTCCTACCACGGCGTCGACCTCTACGATCCGGAGGTCGACGTCGTCGAGGTACGCAGACGCATCGGCATGGTCTTCCAGAAGCCGAATCCCTTCCCCAGCTCGATCTACGACAACATCGCCTACGGCCCCAGGGTCACCGGCATGCGGGTCGACAGCATGGACGACCTGGTCGAGCACACGCTGCGTCGGGCCGCACTATGGTCAGAGGTCAAGACCAAGCTGGCGCAGAACGCTTATACGCTCTCCGGTGGCCAACAGCAGCGTCTTTGCATTGCCAGAGCGATCGCGACGAACCCGGAGGTCGTGCTCATGGACGAGCCGTGCTCCGCTCTCGATCCGATCGCCACCGCGAAGATCGAGGATCTCATCGCCGATCTCGCCCGAGAGTTCACGATCATCATCGTGACGCACAACATGCAGCAAGCGGCCCGAGTCTCGCACCGGACGGCCTTCCTCAGCACGGTTCCGGATGACGACGGGCGCCGCACCGGAAGACTCGTCGAGTTCGGCACGACCAAGCACATCTTCGAGAACCCGTCGGATCAGCGCACCGACGACTACATCACCGGCCGCGTCGGC
Coding sequences:
- the pstB gene encoding phosphate ABC transporter ATP-binding protein, yielding MLEKTEETQRQPQEGSADATVNGADPHGSRAIVIDPEQLHQHGPVEHRDKVFELKNVSAYYGDTKAVSDVSMDVFRGNITALIGPSGCGKSTLLRSFNRMNDLIPDARIEGSVLYRGADIYDRAVNPVQVRRAIGMVFQKPNPFPKSIYDNVAFGPRTLRMTEDMDDLVESALRDAALWDEVKDRLHSNAYGMSGGQQQRLCIARAIATKPEVVLMDEPCSALDTVATSRIEDLMLRLKEEYSIVIVTHNMQQAARVSDMTAFLMVSEDADEQHRWGELVEYDDTSKIFTFPSDSRTDEYVTGRVG
- the pstB gene encoding phosphate ABC transporter ATP-binding protein — translated: MKERELATAAPRGELAPSIASQTTTDAPPSEPVLSCTGLNVYYGSFLAVADVNLPFGANEITALIGPSGCGKSTVLRSLNRMNDLVAGARVEGRVSYHGVDLYDPEVDVVEVRRRIGMVFQKPNPFPSSIYDNIAYGPRVTGMRVDSMDDLVEHTLRRAALWSEVKTKLAQNAYTLSGGQQQRLCIARAIATNPEVVLMDEPCSALDPIATAKIEDLIADLAREFTIIIVTHNMQQAARVSHRTAFLSTVPDDDGRRTGRLVEFGTTKHIFENPSDQRTDDYITGRVG